ATCGATCTTGCTCACCGCCTCGTACAAGCCACCCATGACCGTGATGCCTTGCTTCCTAGCCGGAGCCCCGTTGGGGCTCAGGTCCTTCCAGTGGGCGAAGTAAGACTTGGTCTGGGGGTACACCACGATCAACCTGCATGGAGGAAGGATAGAAATGTTTGGTTAGGGTAAGTGGTAATTGCTCTGTCGAACATATCAATACCATTTTGTTTCTGATAAAGGATGCGTTGAATGATCAATTACGCAGTCAGTTTCAGGAACTGGTTTTTATTATTAGAAATTCATATAGGCCTGTTAGAGTTGTATACAATTTCCATAAATCGAATCATTTTAGATAGACTCCGCCCCGTTGTAGCCTAACTGATGATAAAGTATCTTCATTGTTACCTGGCGAGAGCCTCGGCGCCGATCTCGTCGGACCGGCTGGAGACTTTCGCAAAGAAGTCCTTGACGATTACTTTTTCCTTAGCTGACAGGCTCATTTTGGCAAGAGGTTCTGCTGTACCACACAAGATATTCAGAGGATGAATGAAGCTTTAGAAGGGTCTGGAGTCAGACGGATCCCGACACCTATTTTATGGCCCAAGAGATATATGTCACCAAACCCCACCTCTACTCGTTTTCTATTGGCTATGATGAGATCATTGAGTAAAATGATGGAGTGAGATGGCGCATCAGTTCTGTGAATTTAGGGTGTTGTCTTGTCTTATCGCTTTGGCGTTGCCGCCCTATCTATTAGGGCTAAATATAGCcaagaaacatttctaaaaaaaaactTGAGCCTCCTTTTACAGAATAAGGACTTTGATATCTTACGACGAAACAGATATGATCTGTTATAATGCAAATATATATCGAACACAATATAACGATGACGAAGACGTAAGtcttaagtatgacaattgatcTGTTCTTATGAAAATAGATGATACTTTGAACCAATTTTTACTTTCTAAAAATGGTGCACAATTAAGATAGAAAAGTGACCGTTTTATAATTGATTGAGTTGCTAACAGAGGAGTGGTGACTTGGTATTAACAGATGGGGAAAAAAACAGAATGAAGACCAACATTCGATAGGTTCTCAACGAATATAATGATTTCTAGAATTAAGTGGCTGGTATCATGATACTGAGGGAATGGTAAGTGTTATGTACCTGCCTATGTGATGATGAGGAATACTCTGCTTGGGAACAGTATGGCCACAGTGGAGAGacatatggtcatacattttatTGGGATGCTTTCATGATATATTCGAAGGAATGATTGGGATGATTTCATCATATATTCGCCTTTCACTCATAGACTTTCTGAGATCATGTGtgggcctactgtatgtgtttataGATAACACTAGGTGTTGCCATTCTTATCTTCTAAAACCCCACATAGGTCACAGCTGGACAGTCCCGaccagctgctgcaggggcatgCATGGAACAGGTTGCTgtgggcagtggtggaaaaagtactcaattgtcatacttgagctaaagtaaagataccttaatagaaaatgactcaagtagagGTGGAAGTCACCCaggaaaatactacttgagtaaaactctaaaagtatttggttttaaatatacttaaatatcaaaattaaatataattgctaaaatgtacttaagtatcaaaagtaaaagtataaaccatttcaaattccttataataGGCAAACCAGGGCATGatcttctttttttatttattggtggatagccaggggcacactccaacactcagacatcatttacaaacgaagcatttgtgtttattgagtctgccagatcagtgGCATTaatgatgaccagggatgttctcttgataagtgtgtgaattggaccattttcctgtcaaaatgtaacgagtacttttgggtgtcagaagAATAAGAAGTAAgacgaatgtagtgaagtaaaagttggcaaaaatataaatagtaaggtaaagtacagataacctgaaaactacttaagtagtactttaaagtatttttacttaagtgctTTACACCACTGGCTGTGGGTCACTTCATGTAGGCTACCtgctgacatttaatcatgtatgGATCTGGTGTAGGAATCTTGAAACtcatctctgtatatacagtagagaaTAAAAAACATGCCAATAtgcaataaaataaaacatttgccaataaaaaaaaaaatgtatatgggGTCGTTTCCTGCACCAAACAAACTAGCTTTTTCTAAATGTAACCTACAAGTGGAGGTCAATTGTATCTAACAAAACGAAAAACAACCTTAACAGGGGATTAAAAGTTTCTGGAATTATAGTGTTTTGCATGACGGatatcaatatgacaacagctacAGTAAACTAAAGTAAATTGAAGCTAAATACTTTTGACAAATTAATATTAACTGTTAAAACTTAAACTAAAATAGTGTATTTGTTTTGATAGTAAAAAATAATCGTTGAAGTTGCGTATTCCATCCATGAAGCAACGATGTGCGTTTTATAGCCTTCTTTTTCTTCACAGTCAAGACATAGAGGTGTATCCCTTCACAGTTTtgtttttgtatgttttatgCATAAATAGTCATGTTAATGTTTGACACGTGTTTTACAGCCAGCAACAATACAATTCAGCCTGGCCAACTCTGTAGGCTTGTAGGCGATATGCGTCCATTCGCTAACATGTTCATGTTGTCTAATGTATTATTGAATTCACATTTTTATAATGTGTAGATCTAACATCTATATATGAAATAACCATTGAAACCTTTAAATGTGTTATTATATTAGCTATCCTTAAAGTGCAATTTGTCTAGGCTTGTATGGATACAATTACGCACGCGTAAAATAAACACACATGATCAACAAACAGATGCTTATATGCTTATTTTATTTCTTAATTGAGGAGtgaaacacatgaacacacaggctgtctcctctgtcagctataTGGATACTGACTCTAGTGGTACTGCCTGCCCAGAGCAGACACCACCACTGACAAGAACTTCTGGAAGGATGCCTGATATTCGGGGGTGAATGCGTTGCCCATCTTCCCAGCGATGACGatggtcagacagtcagacaacaGCTGTGAAAGAGAACAAACCACAGAAGAAGTGATATGTTTACAATGTATTTGGGGGTAGCTTGATCGAGTGGACTTCAATGTTATTTTGTCGCCTATCTTACCTTAAAGTTGTCGGGATCCACGTGCAGTTTCTCGGAGTGCAGAACGCTCAGCTCGGCGTATGTGTTCTTGATGTCGTCCATGTTCTTCAGAGCTCTGTCCAGACCGTGCAGCACCGTGGTGCCGTGCTTAGCAATCAGAGGGTTGTTCATGATGGCCTCTGCGTTGTACAGGTTGCCGAAGCCCCCGAAATACCTCTGGGTCCAGGGGTACACGATCAGACACCTGATGGGAGCGGAGAGAACAGTGTGAGGCTGAACAACAACAGAAAATGACGAAGAAGATGAAAATTATGGGGACTAACAATCAAAGTTTCTTGTCTTACCTTGACAGGGACTTTTGGCCAATGTCGTCATAGTCTAGTTTGGAGAAGATGTTGGAGATAGCCGCGCGCTCTTCATCTGTCCACTCAACCATGTTTGCTCGTGATGATTTAGCTTAGTTTCTAGTGAGAACAGGAATCATGAACAATATTCGGAAAAATCTTTAGTTTTATGGTGTATGTGCACTCCGCCCCCAAAACGAAAAATGTAATTTGATTGGTTGGAGATAACCCATCTTGCTTTAGATAAGACATGGTTGAACATTGTCGAATAGGTCCTCCTTTAGGTGGATTTCCGTGAAACAGcaaaaaacatttcatgaaaccaAATATAGATTCTGAGGGTAACTCTCAGGTTATAGCCTatacacacagtgccttcagaaagtattcacacccttttgcTTTTTTCACTTtttggtgttgtgttacagcctgaatttaaattgattacattgagatgttgtgtcactgatctCCCCACACTAccgcataatgtcaaagtggaatcttGTTTGTAGAACTTTTCTTTTTAAAAGCtaaaataaaagctaaaatgtattgagtcaataagtattcaacccctttgttatggcaacccaaaatacgttcaggagtaacaaTGTGCTTAAGAAGTAACatagtaagttgcatggactcattccgtgtttaataatagtggttaacatgatttttaaatgactaccccatatctgtaccccacacatacaattatctgtagggTCCCTCAATTGAGTAGTGCATTTTCACAGATTCAATCAcatagaccagggaggttttccaatgtctcccaaagaagggcacctactgTATATGGGTACAAATTAAAAAAGCAGATCCTGAATATGCTgtggagcatggtgaagttattaattacactttggatggtgtatcaatacacccagtcactacaaagatacaggcgtccttcctaactcagttgccagagaggaaggtaactgctcagggatttcaccttgAGGTCAATGGTGATTTTGAGacagttacatagtttaatggctgcggataggagaaaactgaggatggatcaacaacattgtatttactccaatattaacctaaatgacagagtgtaaagaaggaagcctgtacggaATAAAAATATTCAAAACCATGCATCCTGTCTGCAACAAGAAATTCAATTGTTGTCCTGCATACCAaccattatgtttggggcaaatccaacacacatcactcagtaccactcttcatattttcaggtatggtggtggctgcattaccttatggatatgcttgtcaatcggcaaggactagggagttttcttGGATACAAATAAACTGAATACagctataagcacaggcaaaaacgTGGTTtaatctgctttccaacagacactggaagatTAATTCaactttcaacaggacaattaacCTAAAACACAATACCAAATCTAGACTGGAGTTGATTACCAAGACGACGTTgtttgttcctgagtggccgacatatagttttgacttaaatcggcttgaaaatctatgtcaagaatttgaaatggctgtctagtaatgatcaacaatcaacttgaacgattttgaataatttaaaaaagaataatgtgcagttattgtacaatccaggtatggaaagctcttagagacttacccaaaagtctcacagctgtaatcttcGCCAAAtgcgcttctacaaagtattgactctggtgtgaatacttatgtgaattatatatttctgtttttcatttttataAATTAGCTACAAATTCTAAAAGcaggttttcactttgtcattacggggtattttgtgtaataaattagaaaaaaatatttcatcgattttgaatttaggctgtaacacaacaaaatgtggaataagtcaaggggtatgaatactttctgaaggtactgtatgcaACACAATCGAAAGTATCCATATGGCGGACCTATTTAATAATATAGGCCTACTCTCCATTACTTTCGCCATTTTGTGGTTGTGAATCATTTTGATTGCATTTGAATGAGTTCACATTGATAATCATTAATAAGTCAAGATCTCTCTTAGTTATGATTGCAAAATAAGTATGTGAGCTATGGCATTGGCATGGCATTGCTTTCATTGTAACCCTGCCTCCTGATAGTGTACTTCCATAGTTGAAATAACAAGGGCAACGTGATGCCATCGTTTGAGATTTCATTAGGCCTAATTAAAAGAGTTACAAATAAACGTTTAGTTACAACCCTCACATTGGGACCAGGTTTCCCCATCCTCTGACTTGTTATTTGCAGCAAACATCTGTGTTATCTCCTACAGCAAGACACTCCCATTTTTGACTCCAAATGAAGCTCAAAAAGGAAAACCCTCGAACGTCATTCGTGCCATGATTGACATTCGTGCCTGTAATTTTAATTACATTTAGTAAATGTGGCAATAGTCACAATTTTAACCAGTGATGAATACAACATTTGCCAAACGGAGACACAAATGATAGCAAGGTTATTTATTATTTAGATGTACATACGTGATGGGCCTCACATAAGCCCTATGCGCCTCATTTGCGCTGTAATATATTGGCGCCCTTGCACGACTCACCATTTCTTCTACAATAAGATGACATTGAAAAAACGTAACTTTTAACATTTTTAACTTTAAGTAAATAAAATGGCCTGTACTAAATTATTCAGAATTCAAATGAATTTGGTTGGAGTCAGGTGATTCTCGTTTGATGTGTACTGTAATTTATCTCAGCTGTAGTAAGTTGCAGCTGCCTACACAGTAAAAATAGCCATTCAACTAGAACATTCTGTTCCATTGCAGTCCGTTGtaaagtgcaagggtgccaatatattaaGCGAAAATATATAGCTACATGAACATCAAAATATTACTTTACGCAGTGATAGTCCCACGTGGAAACATCTCCTTTAAGCACGATGCGATTTGGCTTTCTGCCAAGGACATTGAGTGTCGATGTGCCACAATGATGTCAATAATGACATGTTTAATAAAACCTcttaattaaaatgtatttttaatacacTTTATGCTTGTGATTTCAACAAATTATATACATTTGGGATCAGtgacgattttagcatgtaaatctaaGTGGGGCAAAAAAAAGCGGGACGCATTCCAGCAAAGCCActgcacaacacaacactaaacaatacactaATTGCActataccactgctacacctggctagcggagccttgtctggcagcgaaacagttaattcagcctcatttactgacttgcttaaacaaatgttgtttatactgacaattgagatgtacaaactattgcATAAGGTGAcgacaagcagataagaggcaatccttAATTTCGAtttagacattaatgagcgagctaggactgacgtagtcaatataactaattgttcagcacttttgaaatgtacaatgacagaattcagaacataggCCGTTCTTAcattgttctccctgtacaccaagtcagaaccgtaggataaataaaggggcatataagcagacaatgaaatctCTTACattattcaatgattacatttctcaaaaacaggttatgcaccaccaagtcagaacactaggcaaaattaagaggtgaaaatagaccaaattattagggtgaggcaaatgggctactaacagcttactacaacatacaatttgtattactttcttagctacagtatacagtaccagtcaaaagtttggacacacctactcattcaagggtttttctttatttgtcctattttctacattgtagaataataatgaagacgtcaaaactatgaaataacacatatggaatcatgtagtaaccaaaaaagttttaaacaaatcaaactatattttatatttgagattcttcaaagtagccaccctttgtctagatgacagctttgcacactcttggcattctctcaaccagcttcacttggaatgcttttccaacagtcttgaaggagttcccacatatgctgagcacttgttggctgcttttccttcactctgcgttccaacttgtcccaaaccatctcaattgggttgaggtgaggtgattgtggaggcaaggtCATCAAATTttttcatcaaactttgtcatcaaagtctgacattctctggatttatggtgctttcaagacaactggggggAAAAAAGAAGATTGAATCACGATGTCACGACCTgaagtgatcttcaggtcatagctctagaaagaggctggatgaaagttcaaaacttattttcccagtGATACCTCGTTTTCCCCAAGTTCCCAGTTATCTTGAACTTactaaagtcagattttgcagttccaAGATAACAGTTGTTTGAGTgcagcacaaatcatgcttcactgacagcatggccaatgttgaacgttataattttaaactaggaaaagagacacttaatcttagacttgggaccTCTCCTTGACCTGCCACCACTCCCccagtactctctccctctccctctctctcagtgtgtgtgtgattgtgtggacggagacaggtgtgctggagtcagagctgATCCCCaacagctgcaacctgttccataatcaagacctctacaaatactcagccctgccacttccacgctgccagatcATAAtatctgctcagtcagtctacgtttctagccgtttgttactattcagatcctgttatcctgttgtgccttgcctgacgctgttttcctctccgctacagttctgcccgctctgactctggtccctggaGGTGAGTGGTTACTTCctcccagtctcctcgtctgagtctgctcttgggttcccctgttccactcctcgtaacaccaccacagaaagtactgagttaggctgaaacacctgcattttggagctgccttactcaagaccatgtttgtatgcgggtttattaaataatatatattttttacattgtttgctaactgatatgtgacacgtattaatgccaaaataacatgcgaAACagacaagcccccccccccaaaagatatGACCGGTTGCCACTGCTTGGGAGGTACTTGGGATGTATGGTCCTCAGCAGATGGTTAAGTTTACACATTTCTATACCTAAAGGGAACTCTGTCACAACTAACTGACAGAACTTAATGCAGCTGAACAAGTAACGATTTCCTCCTTATTACAGAGAGTTAACGACACAAGCACTCAGGTGTTTCTGTCAGGTTTTATTACAAAataaaaacacacaaataaaatATTCTATAATAAGTTAATGGAACAGCAACATTTGGTTTATATGATGGGGCTATGATGCTCCTTATCTGTATTTCTCTGCAAGGACGGCTGCGAAGGCCGAGAGGTACTTGTCCATGGCTGCGTGCGCGACAGGATCGAACTCATCACCCATGTGAGCGGCCAAAGTCACGAGGATACAGTGACAAAGAAGCTGTGAGGGAAATAAACAAAACACAAAGGGAAAAAATCATAAAATAAACCACAAGTGCACTTGTTAAGTTTCATTCATAGATTTGAAATGAAATTATTGGTATAAGAAATATGGTGTAAACTCCCAGTCTATACCATTGCCAACACCAATTTGTGGGGAGTAGTGAATGAGTGCACAATTCAAGGAGTAAAGATTATTAGGACACAATGAGTGTGTTCCAGCAGATGATATAAGTTGGGATAGGGATGTTCTAGTGCTAATATCTGATGGAACAGTTAATCAAGAGAAATAGGGAAGGCACCTTGAAGTTGCAGGGGTCTATTCTCAGTTTGTAGGCATGCAGTGTTTGGAGCGGTGCCAGGGTGACCATCATCGAGCTGATGTCTTTGGAACACTCAGCTATCGCGAGAACTATCTTCTTCCCGTGGGAACGCAGGTGCGGGGACCGGGGTCTGATGTCCAGGTGGGCGAAGTATGTTTTTGTCCCGGGAAAAGTCGTCATCATCCTGTGATACAGTGATAAAGTGTAGGTCTGCAAGTGGGCATTATATTTGTGACTGACAACAGGTCTGTTGTTGCCTCCATTCCCACCAACTTCCGGTAAATAGACCATGAACCCAATTTAATTGCAAAATTATTGTAACAGGCTAACCATATAATAAACAAAAATGtaacacaaaaaatatatacGTTTTGTTTTCATTCAAATACATGACACCTTTCACAAATACATTTTCCAATAGCAGAAGCAAAGGCAGTTTTTGCCAACGAAATGTCGTAGTTTTAACACCGTTTAGCCTACCATATCGAAAGTGGCATCTTATCAGAAAGGAAGTCATGTTCAGATGTGTGTGTTGCTTGTATGATATTTACAATTAACTTAGGCCTACCTTAGAAGACATTCAGCTCCGATGTCGGAAGCCACGGGAATCATTTTGTCCCAAATTTTAGCGATCAGCTCCTTTTCGTGGTCTGTGAGCATATTGTAGCCCGTTGCGCTGGTGCTATGCGTAAAAGTTGAATGTCTGAACGGGCGCACAGCACAGGTCTGCGTAAAGGTGTTAGTCAACCATTTTTTTCACCACTATAACACATCAAAATGCAAGCAAATCACGTTTTCTGGCAGTATTTACAACAATTGTCTAAATGAGGTAAACTAAATGGTAATTTGCGGCGGTCGTTTGCGGTAGGCCTACTCCTTGCTTCGGGTTGTTTTCCTTCTGAATGCTGAGGAGAGATAACCACTTGAGGGTGGGCAAGTTGCGCAGAAGACCCAACATCTTCTGATATGCGTCATGTGGTCTACTGGGGGCCTCTtttgacacgcacacacacactgttaacgTGACCATAAAAAAAACATAAGAAAATAATAATGTAATGAAGTAAAATGAAAGTCTACTTCAGCCTAATGCATTGTAATAAAATTGACTTAAAATGCACCGAATACAGTTTTTGGGTGAATGTGTGATGTTGCAGTTGGTGTGTCACGAAGTTACCCTACCCCTTAGAAATTCCTTGCTGTGGTTACTGATTTTGACCTAATCTCTGCTCCCTTTATCGTAATCTATACATCCCAGCCAGGGCCAGGCAACTGACTTGGCCGTGAACACATATTGTAAACATATTCATGTATATGGGTGATTCTACAGAAGTGGGGTAATTGCTGTCTCACTTCCAAAAAAAACAATCTATAAAAGTGTTCAAATGTAGATTTTGTTTTCATCATGATATGTTCTAATTAATTCCAAGGCAATAACAAACATATTGTTAAATTAATATAGTACAAAGCCATTGTTTATACACTTATTTCTATTCACAAGTAGCTGCCCCAAAGCGACTCTTAAACTTCATGTTTGAAAATTAAACAATTCATGATTTCAGATTTCTTTTCAACACTATTATTTCAATAGAACATATTGAGTTGTTCTATTACCACATTGAAAGATATGGATCTTAATagtgttttgtttatttttaaacaTCTTTCTCTGAAAAATGCTGTCCCAACTTTTGATGTCACTACCGAAACACAGACTTTAGCTGACTGTAGAATGAATGTGCCTTAAGCCACACCCCTACAAATATCACCAGGTGATGGGATTGCACCCCTCTCCAGCATGGCCACATGGCAAGTTGTCTGTCTGCAATCATTTTGGAGAAAATATGTGAGAAAGTTGGTAAAGCTTCATGTATTTTTAAATAGTGTCACTACCGAACATCTAATATTTCATGAAATACATAAAGCATGGTTTTTGGACTAAAATATATATGTTTGTTATGATGTACATCAGTCCAAATGAAAACTATCCAGCCATAAGCTAGCTATTATCCAAACCAAAATGGTCACAACCTAAACAATTGACACCATATACAGTGTACATTTACAGAGGTCTCACCTTTGTATCTATACCATTATGGTGTCTGTGACAGCACAGGCAACGCCATCGAGGCTATCTTCATTTTAAAGTTGCAAGCGCCTTGAACTACCAACTGATCTACAAGAGGACcaccatgtcaaatcaaatccaattttattggtcacatacacgtgattagaagatgttattgcgggtgtagcgaaaggcttgtgcttctagctctgacagtgcagtaatatctaacaagtaacatCTAACAATTTAAACAACATATAGCCAATACACAAAAATCTAAGTatgaatgaattaagactatatacatatatcGACAAGCGATGTCAGAGCAgaatggactaagatacagtagaatagtatagaatacagtatatacagttgaagtcggaagtttacatacactttagacaaatacatttaaactcagtttttcacaattcctgacattcaaccctagtaaaaattcccggtcagttaggatcaccactttattttaagaatgtgaaatgtcagaataatagtatagagaatgatttatttcagcttttatttctttcatcacattcccagtgggtcagaagtttacatacactcaactagtatttggcagcattgcctttaaattgtttaacttgggtcaaacgttttgggtagccttccacaagcttcccacaataagctgggtgaattttggcccactcctcctgacagagctggtgtaactgagtcaggtttgtaggcctccttgctcgctcacactttttcagttctgcccacatattttctatagtattgaggtcagggctttgtgatggccactccaataccttgactttgttgtccttaagccattttgccacaactttggaagtatgcttggggtcattgtccatttggaagacccatttgcgaccaagctttaacttcctgactgatgtcttgagatgttgcttcaatatatccacataattttcctgcctcatgatgccatctattttgtgaagcgcaccagtccctcctgcagcaaagcaccccaacaacatgatgctgccacccccgtgcttcacggttgggatggcgttcttcggcttgcaagcatccccctttttcctccaaacataacaatggtcattatggccaaacagctctatttttgtttcatcagaccagaggacatttctccaaaaagtacgacctttgtccccatgtgcagttgcaaacagtagtctggcttttatattgcggatttggagcagtggcttcttccttgctgagcggcctttcaggttatgtttataatagtactcgttttactgtggctatagataattttgtacctgtttcctccagcatcttcacaaggtcctttgctgttattctgggattgatttgcaattttcgcaccaaagtacgttcatctctccttcctgagcggtacgacggctgtgtggtcccattgtgtgtatacttgcgtactattgtttgtacagatgaacgtggtaccttcaggtgtttggaaattgctcccaaggatgaaccagacttatggaggtcaatcatttttttcctgaggtcttggctgatttcttttgattttcccatgatgtcaagcaaagaggcactgcgtttgaaggtaggccttgaaatacatccacgggtacacctccaattgacccaaaattatgtcaattagcctatcagaagcttctaaagccatgacataattttctggaattttccaagctgtttaaaggcacagtcaatttagtgtatgtaaacttctgacccactggaattgtcatacagtgaattaaagtgaaataatctgtctgtaaacaattgttggaaaataacttgtgtcatgcataaagtagatgtcctaaccgatgtCCTaacctgccaaaactatagtttgttaacaatacatttttggagctGTGAACAACGAGTTTtaaggactccaacctaagtgtatgtaaacttccgacttcaactgtacatatgagatgaataatgCAAGACATGTAAAAACATTTAAGTGACTAAAATACCGTAgaagtatagaaaacagtatatacatatgagatgagtaacgccagatatgtaaacattattaagtgactaagataccatagaatagtatagagtacagtatatacatatgagatgagtaatgccaga
This genomic interval from Salvelinus fontinalis isolate EN_2023a chromosome 30, ASM2944872v1, whole genome shotgun sequence contains the following:
- the LOC129828947 gene encoding hemoglobin subunit alpha-2-like — translated: MSLSAKEKVIVKDFFAKVSSRSDEIGAEALARLIVVYPQTKSYFAHWKDLSPNGAPARKQGITVMGGLYEAVSKIDDMAGGLLTLSELHAFVLRVDPVNFKILSHCIMVVLSMLFAEEFTPQIHVAVDKFLALVALALSEKYR
- the LOC129828484 gene encoding hemoglobin subunit beta-2-like, with protein sequence MVEWTDEERAAISNIFSKLDYDDIGQKSLSRCLIVYPWTQRYFGGFGNLYNAEAIMNNPLIAKHGTTVLHGLDRALKNMDDIKNTYAELSVLHSEKLHVDPDNFKLLSDCLTIVIAGKMGNAFTPEYQASFQKFLSVVVSALGRQYH
- the zgc:163057 gene encoding hemoglobin subunit alpha-D-like; protein product: MLTDHEKELIAKIWDKMIPVASDIGAECLLRMMTTFPGTKTYFAHLDIRPRSPHLRSHGKKIVLAIAECSKDISSMMVTLAPLQTLHAYKLRIDPCNFKLLCHCILVTLAAHMGDEFDPVAHAAMDKYLSAFAAVLAEKYR